The proteins below come from a single Capricornis sumatraensis isolate serow.1 chromosome 14, serow.2, whole genome shotgun sequence genomic window:
- the ZBED6 gene encoding zinc finger BED domain-containing protein 6 yields the protein MSVCTLSVPVSSLSPGRRRSTFSGAGILGCVPVTSNTDEEDVVEGRMVAEGMDKEAELPTKKKRKKGLRIKGKRRRKKLILAKKFSKDLVSGRPVADAPTLLASSAPEQDEESLFESNIEKQIYLPSTRAKTSIVWHFFHVDPQYTWRAICNLCEKSVSRGKPGSHLGTSTLQRHLQARHSPHWTRANKFGVTSGEEDFPLDAPLSPSSAGSSGSFEYIPADPLDNGMGKKRDKSVSDALRAQRGRFLIKSNIVKHALIPGTRAKTSAVWNFFYTDPQHISRAVCNICKRSVSRGRPGSHLGTSTLQRHLQATHPIHWAVANKDSGAVGNGLDEAETERNDLLSDTLHGEKSAGGQDVAAEHLSDSDSDEPPVLEVENRRSESPTPVAEQDTQMHAQEQETAYCENSTSSQISQAIIQMIVEDMHPYNYFSTPAFQRFLQIVAPDYRLPSETFFFTKAVPRLYDSVREKIFLTLENVQTQKIHLTVDIWTHDPSTDYFIVTVHWVSLETTPSFNNGRIPNFRRWAVLCVTGLAKNCLITNILQELNDQIGLWLSPNFLIPSFIVSDSSSSVVHAVKDGGFTHVPCFLRCLNIVIQDFFCEHKSIENMLVAARKTCHHFSHSVKARQILQEFQNDHQLPWKNLKQDEAGHWISTFYMLKWLLEHCYSVHHSLGRASGVVLTSLQWTLMTYVCDILKPFEEATQKVSVKTIGLNQVLPLIHHLLLSLQKLREDFQVRGITQALNLVDSLSLKLETDTLLSAMLKSKPCILATLLDPCFKNSLGDFFPQGADLETYKQILAEEVCNYMESSPEVCHIATSEASGPSAIVGADSFTSSIREGTSISGSVDSSAADTVAIRGKSFMFPSAMAVVDEYFKEKYSEISGDDDPLFYWQKKVNVWPALTQVAIQYLSCPMCSWQSECVFTANSHFHPKQIMSLDFDNIEQLMFLKMNLKNVNYDYSALVLSWDPENEVIQRNEKEILS from the coding sequence ATGAGTGTATGTACCTTAAGTGTACCAGTTTCCTCACTTTCTCCTGGTAGAAGACGTAGCACTTTTAGTGGTGCTGGGATTCTGGGGTGTGTTCCTGTTACTTCTAATacagatgaagaagatgtggtagaGGGAAGGATGGTAGcagaaggaatggataaagaggcaGAATTGCccactaaaaagaaaagaaagaagggttTGCGAATTAAGGGGAAAAGGCGACGAAAGAAACTGATCCTTGCGAAAAAGTTTAGTAAGGATTTGGTATCTGGGAGGCCAGTTGCAGATGCCCCTACTTTGTTAGCTTCTAGTGCCCCTGAGCAGGATGAAGAAAGTCTCTTTGAAAGCAATATAGAAAAACAGATCTATTTACCTAGTACCAGAGCCAAGACTTCCATTGTGTGGCACTTCTTTCATGTGGACCCGCAGTATACCTGGAGGGCTATTTGTAACCTCTGTGAAAAAAGTGTTAGTAGGGGTAAACCAGGTAGCCATCTCGGGACATCGACTCTTCAACGACATCTGCAGGCAAGGCATTCACCTCACTGGACAAGGGCCAACAAATTTGGAGTTACAAGTGGGGAGGAAGATTTTCCTCTGGATGCACCTTTATCTCCCTCTTCTGCTGGAAGCAGTGGAAGCTTTGAATATATCCCTGCTGATCCATTAGATAATGGAATGGGTAAGAAACGTGATAAATCAGTATCTGATGCCCTGAGGGCACAAAGAGGGAGATTTCTCATTAAAAGTAACATTGTCAAGCATGCCTTAATTCCTGGAACAAGAGCCAAGACATCTGCAGTTTGGAATTTTTTCTATACTGATCCTCAGCACATCTCAAGAGCTGTGTGTAATATATGTAAACGAAGTGTGAGCCGGGGTAGGCCAGGTTCTCATCTAGGAACTTCAACACTTCAACGACACCTGCAGGCCACTCATCCCATCCATTGGGCAGTTGCCAACAAAGACAGTGGTGCAGTTGGAAATGGATtagatgaagctgaaactgagaGAAATGATCTCTTGAGTGACACTTTGCATGGAGAGAAGTCTGCAGGCGGCCAAGATGTAGCAGCTGAGCACCTTAGTGACTCTGATTCAGATGAACCTCCTGTATTAGAGGTTGAAAATAGAAGATCTGAGAGTCCTACTCCTGTTGCAGAACAAGACACTCAAATGCATGCACAAGAGCAAGAAACAGCATACTGTGAAAATTCAACTTCAAGTCAAATAAGTCAGGCAATTATTCAAATGATTGTGGAAGATATGCATCCTTACAACTATTTCTCAACCCCAGCCTTTCAGAGGTTCCTGCAGATTGTGGCCCCTGACTATAGGTTACCGTCTGAAACTTTCTTTTTCACTAAGGCTGTACCTCGATTATACGATTCTGTCAGAGaaaaaattttcttaactttGGAGAATGTTCAGACCCAAAAGATTCACCTGACTGTGGACATATGGACCCATGACCCATCCACTGACTATTTCATTGTGACAGTACATTGGGTCTCTTTGGAAACTACACCTTCTTTCAATAATGGCAGGATCCCCAACTTTAGAAGGTGGGCAGTTCTTTGTGTAACAGGTTTAGCCAAAAACTGTTTGATAACCAACATTTTACAAGAATTAAATGACCAGATTGGTCTGTGGCTTTCTCCTAATTTCCTCATCCCTAGCTTCATTGTTTCTGACAGTTCTTCTAGTGTAGTACACGCAGTCAAAGATGGCGGTTTTACCCACGTGCCATGCTTCCTGCGTTGTTTAAATATAGTCATTCAGGACTTTTTCTGTGAGCACAAAAGCATTGAGAACATGTTAGTGGCTGCCAGGAAAACCTGTCATcattttagtcattcagtcaaggCCCGTCAGATACTGCAAGAGTTCCAAAATGATCACCAACTTCCATGGAAAAATTTGAAACAAGATGAAGCTGGCCATTGGATTTCTACCTTTTATATGTTAAAATGGCTCTTGGAGCATTGCTACTCAGTTCACCATAGTCTTGGTAGAGCCAGTGGAGTTGTGCTCACCTCCCTTCAGTGGACTCTAATGACATATGTTTGTGATATTCTTAAACCATTTGAGGAGGCCACCCAGAAAGTGAGTGTGAAGACCATAGGATTGAATCAGGTGCTACCCCTCATCCATCATCTACTCCTTTCCCTGCAGAAACTCAGAGAAGATTTTCAAGTCAGAGGTATTACTCAGGCCCTCAATCTGGTAGACAGTTTATCTCTGAAACTTGAAACTGACACCCTACTAAGTGCCATGCTCAAATCCAAGCCCTGTATCTTGGCTACTTTGTTAGATCCTTGCTTTAAAAACAGTTTGGGAGACTTTTTTCCTCAAGGTGCTGATTTGGAAACTTATAAGCAGATCCTTGCAGAAGAAGTTTGTAACTATATGGAATCTTCACCAGAGGTCTGCCATATTGCAACTTCAGAAGCTTCTGGCCCCTCAGCTATAGTAGGAGCTGATTCATTTACCTCATCTATAAGAGAAGGCACCTCCATTTCAGGATCTGTTGATAGTTCAGCTGCAGATACTGTTGCCATTAGAGGCAAAAGCTTCATGTTTCCTTCTGCTATGGCAGTGGTGGATGAATACTTCAAAGAGAAGTATTCAGAGATCTCAGGGGATGATGACCCTTTGTTTTATTGGCAGAAGAAGGTGAACGTATGGCCAGCTTTGACCCAAGTTGCTATTCAGTATCTGAGCTGCCCCATGTGTAGTTGGCAATCTGAATGTGTCTTTACTGCAAATAGCCACTTTCATCCAAAGCAGATCATGAGCCTGGACTTTGATAATATAGAACAGCTGATGTTTCTGAAAATGAACTTGAAAAATGTTAACTATGATTATTCTGCATTGGTTCTAAGCTGGGATCCTGAGAATGAAGTTATTCAAcgcaatgaaaaagaaatattatcttaa
- the LOC138090203 gene encoding uncharacterized protein encodes MAIMLLCLLQLAAPLCSYSVTIHFYLFWLNTP; translated from the coding sequence ATGGCTATAATGCTGCTCTGCCTTCTACAGCTTGCTGCACCACTCTGTAGTTACTCTGTAACTATACATTTCTATCTTTTTTGGTTAAACACTCCCTGA